From the genome of Rhipicephalus sanguineus isolate Rsan-2018 unplaced genomic scaffold, BIME_Rsan_1.4 Seq10676, whole genome shotgun sequence, one region includes:
- the LOC119376020 gene encoding digestive cysteine proteinase 2: protein MMRHACIVLLLSIAGCLAQDLPDWGSFYEVKGVLYLPYAEIREPFAGYYDVTQNTSRIDYYDGLVQTVQLSPSAHSEGEGYPYGINYKIAYMPDPKTWESVRTCFQVNGTENATVPLQDVLPNVEGFTFVRKESCWFGNDELLAHQGKRHCERFQLTVPTRDRVSKYTLWVSRDSQGRAVPRRYLMRCYNTLLGSHFDKYEILYYGYSRDPVPPSVFDVTTLFNGTCRSFPGPGAERLALHNPMAEFLGNHDGHTKHSFEDFKETHKRTYEHDVEHDKRRDIFRQNLRFIDSKNRANLGYNLAVNHLADRTPQEISVLRGRLQSKDGSSKAEPFPRHRFTAKLPDQVDWRLYGAVTPVKDQAVCGSCWSFGTVGELEGAYFRKTGKLIRLSEQQLVDCSWNNGNNGCDGGEDFRAYEYIRDHGLASDEDYGAYLGQDGVCHDTKVNATIASIKSYVNITNRDDLLTALANVGPVSVSIDAALRSFSFYSNGVFYDPNCRNDTDSLDHAVLAVGYGTLQGEPYWLVKNSWSTYWGNDGYVLISQKDNNCGVATQGTYVEL from the exons ATGATGCGGCACGCCTGTATTGTGCTGCTGTTGAGCATTG CAGGATGTCTGGCTCAAGATTTGCCTGACTGGGGCAGTTTCTACGAAGTGAAGGGCGTTTTGTATTTGCCATACGCGGAAATTCGTGAGCCATTCGCGGGATACTACGATGTTACGCAGAACACCAGCCGCATTGACTACTACGATG GCCTAGTGCAAACGGTGCAGCTTTCACCAAGTGCCCACTCAGAGGGAGAGGGATACCCCTATGGCATCAACTATAAGATCGCATATATGCCAGACCCGAAGACATGGGAGTCAGTCCGCACCTGCTTCCAAGTTAATGGAACCGAGAACGCCACTGTTCCCCTGCAAGACGTGCTGCCAAATGTTGAAGGCTTCACA TTTGTGCGCAAGGAGTCGTGCTGGTTTGGTAATGATGAGCTGCTCGCTCACCAAGGCAAGAGGCACTGCGAGCGATTCCAGCTCACTGTGCCCACCAGGGACCGTGTAAGCAAGTACACACTCTGGGTGTCGCGAGACTCCCAGGGACGTGCCGTGCCGAGGCGCTACCTCATGCGCTGCTACAACACCTTGCTTGGCTCCCACTTCGACAAGTACGAGATTCTCTACTATGGTTACTCCCGGGACCCAGTGCCACCCAGTGTATTCGACGTCACTACCCTTTTCA ACGGCACATGCCGCAGTTTTCCGGGCCCAGGTGCAGAGCGACTGGCTCTGCACAATCCGATGGCTGAGTTCCTTGGCAACCATGATGGTCACACGAAGCACTCGTTTGAAGACTTCAAGGAGACGCACAAGCGCACTTACGAGCATGACGTGGAGCATGACAAGCGTCGCGATATCTTTCGCCAGAACCTCAG GTTCATTGACTCAAAGAACCGTGCCAATCTGGGCTACAACCTTGCCGTGAACCACCTAGCCGACCGTACGCCACAAGAAATCAGCGTGCTTCGTGGACGTCTTCAGTCGAAAGACGGCTCTTCCAAGGCTGAGCCATTTCCCAGGCACAGGTTCACCGCCAAGTTGCCCGACCAAGTAGACTGGAGGCTTTACG GAGCAGTGACACCGGTCAAGGATCAGGCTGTCTGTGGATCTTGTTGGAGCTTTGGAACTGTCGGAGAACTGGAAGGTGCATACTTCAGAAAG ACTGGTAAACTCATTCGCCTGTCCGAGCAGCAGCTGGTTGATTGCAGTTGGAACAACGGCAACAACGGCTGTGATGGAGGCGAGGACTTTCGTGCCTACGAGTATATACGCGACCATGGATTGGCCTCGGATGAGGATTATGGAGCATACCTTGGACAG GATGGTGTCTGTCATGATACCAAGGTGAACGCCACTATTGCTTCAATCAAGAGCTATGTCAACATAACCAACCGCGATGATCTTCTTACGGCACTCGCTAACGTGGGGCCAGTGTCTGTCAGCATTGACGCAGCGCTTCGCTCCTTCTCCTTCTACTCCAACGGTGTCTTCTACGATCCCAACTGCC GCAATGACACGGACAGCCTTGACCATGCTGTTCTGGCAGTCGGCTATGGAACTTTGCAAGGGGAGCCCTATTGGCTGGTAAAGAACTCCTGGTCTACCTACTGGGGAAATGATGGCTACGTACTCATCAGTCAAAAGGACAACAACTGTGGTGTGGCTACACAGGGAACCTATGTGGAGCTTTGA